GCCGGAAGGCGCTCCGAAAGGGGCGCCTTCTTGCGTTCCGGGCGACTTCGGCGAGGTCGAAGTCCATCCGGGCACGTTCGACCAGCCCGATCGGTTCGCTCCCGGCTTCCCGCGCAAAGCGCCCCAAAAGCAGAAGGGCGCCCTCCGCGATGCGGAGAGCGCCCTTCGCTATCTCGTTCCCGATCCCTTGCGGGTTCGGGCAGCCGATTACATGGCGTTCATGTCGGTGACGTTCATGTCGGTCATGTTGCCGAGTTCTTCGTCCATCATGTTCGCTTCGTTCGTGTAGATCTCGGCGTTCGCGTCGAAGCTGTTCATCGTATCTTCGACGGTGGTGTTTTCCGCAGCCGGCTGGCACGCGCCAAGCATCATCAGGCCGGCGGCAGCAGCGACAGTGAGGACCTTCTTCATCTCGGTTGCTCCCATTTGTAATTCATAATTCGCACCCGGCCCGAATGCCGTCGCGAAGCTTGCCCAATAGCGTGCACTGCGGTCGCGTCAATCGCAAATTCATCTTTCCGAAAGCTTCTAGCGCGGTTTTCTGCCGATTCTCATCATTTCGCGTTGCACCAGAACGGTTCGATCGGGTTCCGGCGCGCCGGTCGGTCGTTGCGCTGGCGAATCACTCCGCATGGGTCACGGGGCCGATCTCCTCCGGTGCGTTGGCAACCACCGCGAGCATCGCGGTCCATGCCGCCACATTCTGGCGAAGTTGCTCTGGATCAACCTTGTCGAGCGTATCGTCGGGCGTGTGGTGCAGGTCGAAATAGCGCGTCCCGTCCTGATGCAGGTCGATCACCGCTACGCCGTTGCGTGCGAACATGCCGACATCGGCGCCGCCATGCGCGCTGCCCTGGGCGCCGACCACGCCGATCGGAGCCAGCGCGGCGGCAACACGCGCGCCGACCGGCTCGGCGCTTTCGGGAAGCACGCTGGTGACTTTCCACACGCGGTCGGCGCCGAAATCGGATTCGCTTACCAGCACGATTTTCTCGCCCTTGTGCGCTTCGTAATAGGCGTCGCCGCCGAACACGCCGACTTCCTCTGCGCCCGCGAAGAGGATGCGGATCGTGCGGCGCGGCTGGCCGGCATCCATGATGTGCTTGGCGGCGGCGGCGATGATGCCGCAGCCCGCGCCGTCGTCGATCGCGCCGGTGCCCAGATCCCAGCTGTCGAGATGGCAGGCAATCAGCACGATACCGGCCTCGGGGTCGCTGCCGGGCACTTCGGCGACGACATTGCCCGATTCATGCATGCCGGTCTGGCGCGGCGTGAGGGTGAGCGTCATCCGCACCGGCTGTCCGCGCTCGAACACGCGCTCGAGCTGTTCGGCATCGGGGACCGACAGCGCGGCGGCGGGGATCGGCTCCACGCCCTGCGCGAAATTGGTGCCTCCGGTGTGCGGCGTGCGGTGATTGTCGGTGCCGATCGACTTGATCACCATCGCCACCGCGCCCTTTTGCGACGCGAAGCTGGGGCCGACGAAGCGCGCGGCGCCGTAATTGCCGTATCCCGATCCGTCCTGCGTCGGCTGCATGTCGTGGCTGACGAAGACGATCTTGCCTTCGATCGCATCGGCGGGCGCCGCCATCATTTCGGCGAAGCTGGCGAAATAGACGACTTCGGCCTCGATCCCCTCGGGCGGCGTCGCGGCGGAATTGCCGAGCGCGGTCAGCGTAAGCGGCTGGGGGAAGGGAGTGGTGATCGCGCCATGTTCCTCGCCGCGCACCCAGACCGGCATGTCATAGGTTTCGATGCCGACATTCGAAAAACCCATTTCGGTAAGCTTCGCCACGGCCCAGTCGCGCGCGCGCGCCTCCGCTTCGGTGCCGGCGAGCCGCGGGCCGATCTCGGTCGTCAGTCCCTCGGTGATGTCCCATGCATATTCGTCCTGCATCGCCGCGTCGCGAAGCGCCGAAACCTCGGCGTCGGGCACGGTCGGCATGCTCTGTGCCGAAGCGGTTACGGGAAGGGCGATGGCGGCTGCGGCCGCGAGCAGAAGATGCCTTGTCATGCGCAATTGCTAACCAAGCGAAGGGGGCTTGCCAATATGCCGCGCGGCAACGATCTCCGGCGCGTTGCACAAGATACCCCGTGCCGCTACATGGCCGCAGACTTTCCAGCACTTGCATATCCGAACGGAGAACGCCCCCGTGTCCGCCCAATACGCCTTCGTCATGAAGGACATGACCAAGACCTTCCCCGGCGCGCCGAAACCCGTGCTCGCCAACATCAACCTGCAATTCTATCAGGGCGCCAAGATCGGCATCGTCGGCCCCAATGGCGCGGGTAAATCCACGCTGATGAAGATCATGGCGGGCATCGACACCGAATTTTCGGGCGAGGCATGGCCGGGCGAGAACATCACCGTCGGCTATCTGCCGCAGGAGCCGCATCTCGATCCCGACAAGACGGTGCTCGAAAACGTCAAGGACGGCGCGCGCGAGACCGCCGACATGGTCGAGCGGTTCAACGCCATCTCGGCCGAAATGGGCGATCCCCAGGACGATACCGATTTCGACGCGCTGATGGAGGAAATGGGCGTCCTTCAGGAAAAGATCGACGCGGTCGACGGCTGGACGCTCGACAACCAGCTCGAAATCGCGATGGAAGCCTTGCGCTGTCCGCCGGGCGACTGGACGGTCGAAAGCCTGTCGGGCGGTGAAAAGCGCCGCGTCGCGCTCACGCGGCTGCTGATCCAGAAGCCGTCGATCCTGCTGCTCGACGAACCGACCAACCATCTCGACGCCGAAAGCGTCGAATGGCTCGAAAACCACCTCAAGGAATATGCGGGCGCGGTGCTGATGATCACCCACGATCGCTACTTCCTCGACAATGTAGTCGACTGGATACTCGAGCTCGATCGCGGAAAGTATTTCCCGTACGAAGGCAATTACTCGACCTATCTCGAAAAGAAGGCCAAGCGCCTCGAACAGGAATCGCGCGAGGAATCGGGCCGCCAGAAGGCGATCAAGGACGAGCTCGAATGGATTCGTCAGGGCGCCAAGGGCCGCCAGACCAAGTCCAAGGCGCGTATCGCCAAGTTCGAACAGCTGCAGGATGCGCAGAAGGATCGCGCGCCCGGCAAGGCATCGATCGTCATCCAGGTGCCCGAGCGTCTGGGCGGCAAGGTGATCGAGGCCAAGAACATCTCGAAAGCCTATGGCGACAAGCTGCTGTTCGAGGACCTGTCCTTCATGCTGCCCCCGGGCGGCATCGTCGGCGTGATCGGGCCCAACGGCGCGGGCAAGTCGACGCTGTTCCGCATCATCACCGGCCAGGAAACGCCCGACAGCGGCGAAATCGACATCGGTCCGACCGTGCATCTCGGCTATGTCGACCAGAGCCGCGACGATCTCGATCCCAAGCACAATGTCTGGGAGGAAATCTCGGACGGGCTCGATTATGTGAAGGTCAACGGCCACGACATGTCGACGCGTGCTTACGTGGGCGCGTTCAACTTCAAGGGGCAGGACCAGCAGAAGAATGTCGGCAAGCTCTCCGGCGGTGAACGCAATCGCGTCCACATGGCCAAGATGCTCAAAAAGGGCGGCAACGTCCTGCTGCTCGACGAACCGACCAACGATCTCGACGTCGAAACGCTGGGTGCGCTGGAAGAAGCCATCGAGAATTTCGCGGGTTGCGCCGTGGTGATCAGCCATGACCGCTTCTTCCTCGATCGTCTCGCCACCCACATCCTCGCCTTCGAAGGCGACAGCCATGTCGAATGGTTCGAAGGCAATTTCGAAGCCTATGAGGAAGACAAGCGCCGCCGCCTCGGCGACGCCGCTGACCGCCCGACGCGGCTGGCGTACAAGAAGCTGACGCGCTGATCGGCACGCGGGCGGATTCGTTCCGCCCGCGCACCGGCGGAACGAAAGCGGCCGTCACTCATTGTGCCCCTGTAACTTTTGGAACAGGGGAGTGTGCCGTAATGCTTTGGACTATCATCGTAATTTTGCTGGTGCTGTGGCTGCTCGGCCTGCTGGGCAGCGTCGGCGGGTCGCTGATCCACTTGCTGCTCGTGGTGGCGGTGATCGTCCTCGTCCTGCAGCTGGTGCGCGGCCGCAGGCTGTAGGCGGCGCGGTCGGCCGCTTTGCGCGGCCGGCGAACGGGAAGATCGCGCGCGGAGGCTCAGGGCCAGCGCAAAAAGGTGAAAGGCGGCAGGTCACCCTGCCGCCTTTTGTTTGTTGCAAGGGCGGCATTCGGGCGCTTGGGGCGCGTCGCGGACTACACGCCCCGTTCGCGGTCGGGTCCTCGGGAATCGCGCTGACGCATGCGGTTCACCCATTGTGAATTACGCCCCGAATCGGGTCGGATTACTTCGGAGTCGAGGGATTGTTCTTCTTGACACAACTCCCAAAGCCATAGTGTAACTTCGATGTGCCGAGCCGGGGGGCGGGATGAGCGACGACGTTGAACTGGTATCTGCGGATGCTCCATCGCCCGTTGTTCGTTTTTTAGATACTGTCTGGCGATCTGGACTGAGCCTGTTTCGGTTTGTATTTGGGTATGTTACTTTTGTTGCGGCAGTAATTTCTGCAATAACGCTGATAACAAAGAGAAAAATTCTGGAAGCGGTTCTGGATTTTTTGTCTGATATCACCGCGATTGAGGAAATTATATCTTCGGCTCGCGCTATCGCTTCCTTTTGGAACGCAAATGTAATTTATCCCGTCCATTTTTGGATTGTCGATCGGTTCGCGCTGGATCTCCCGGTTTGGGTGGTGGAGTTGAGCTCGCTGGTGCTTTTTTCGCTGGGGCCGACGCTTCGCTTTTATTGGTCGGTGCGCACGGAAAAACGGAACATATTCGTCCGGCGTGCGGCATATGAGAGTCTTCGATCGATAATTGAAACGCAGAAGCAGCAGGCCAATTCCCTGAAGAAGGCGCTGGAACAGCGAAATTCAGGCAAGTTGAATGCTCTTGGAAAGATGTTGGCCGGGGCGACGATGGGTGGTCTCGCGGCTCTTACCGGGGATACCAGGTCCATTACGCATTCGCTGGCGATGATTACAAAGGCATACGAGTTCATTGCATCTGGCGCGAAAAATTGGCAGCAGATTGAAAATAGAATTGATTATATAAAACGTTCTACCGCTGAACTTGAAAAAGCCGCTGAAGAAATCGGTGAGAAAGACGGGGGATTGTTGAAAGACCTTTCCGGCGTCAGGGACGAGCTGGCATCACGAGAAATTCGTTCGTATGTGCGACGCAAGATGCGTATTTCGCGCATAATCTCGCATATCAGTATTGGCCTGGCGCTCTCGGTCTGGCTAGCCTACGTTGTCGACTGGGTTGTTTTTCGGGCTGTCGCCGTCTGAAACAGATGCCGGCTGCGACACTGGGGATGGCAAGCCGAGCGTATGCGGCCTCGCTCCCATGACCCTATGATGATTTGCGACCCGCGTCCGTCCTCGTAAATTCCCCTGTCCTACACACCTCGATCTACGCTACCCCTCGCTAGAATCGCGGCCCTCGCGCCCGCGCGTGCGCGTGCCTGCGCGCGGGTTAGGTCAGGACCCGGTGCGAACTTTGCACGCAAATGCGTGGTTTTTGCTGGCGGACCTGTTGGATCGAGGCGGGCTTGCGTATTAGGTGTGTAATACACATAGTGTCGCCACAACGCCGCTCGCTTCGCGGTCCGTATGGAGATAGGCTCGCTTCATGATTTCGATTCTGCTCGCGCTTGCCGCGCCGCTCGCCGCCGATCCCGTGACGCCCGTGATCGACGGGACGCATCTTCAGGAAGGACAGATGTGCTGGGCGCTGACGCATAATGATGCGCCGCTGGGTGCGATGTTCCAGAAGATCGTCGCGCTCGAAATGGATGGCGAGCCGGCCTGGGATATCGTGACGCATCAGCGGCTGCAGGGCGGCGTGTTCGACCTGCGCGACCATGTCGTCGTGCGCCGGTCCGATCTGACGCCGATGGCGTTCGACAGCATCGATGCGGTCAAGGCGCGGGTTTCGGGGCAGCTCCACATGATCCGTCTGCGCTATCGCGCGGGCAGCGTCGACGGGTTCAAGCTCGCCAAGGGCGAAACCAGCCCGATCCATGCAGAGGTTCCCGATCCGGTGTGGGACGGCAATCTCTGGGGTATCCCGTTCGGCGCGATCGTCGATATCGAGGAAGGCGCCAGCTATCGCATGCCGATCTATCAATATGACGACGGGGTGGGGCAGTTCTTCCTCGACGTCACCGGATCGGAAACGGTCGAAACGCCCGAGGGGCCGATCGATGTCTGGCTGATCGATGCGGGTACGTCGGAGGACCGGCGCACCACCTATCTGATCGCCAAGGAAGACGGCCGCGAAATCGGCACGCGCGCGCCGGGGGGCTATGGCTCGATGCTCGGCGGCGATTGTTCAGGATTCGAAGGCTATGCGGCGCCGGCCGAGGACGATGCGGCGCCTTCGGCGGCGGAGCCGGAACCGGACGCCGCGACTGGTGCGGAGGCGGCGCGGGACGCCGCGGCCGCGGAGGACTAACGCGCAGCCGGCCAGACGCCCGCAGGCATTGCGCGCGCATGCCGTGGCAGCGCGCGATAGTGATAGGCCCAGCAGGCGGTACCGTTTCGCGTCGTGACGCGGCGGCGCAGATATTCGGATCGCTCGGGATGCCGCGGGTCATATCCCTCCAGCGCATCCAGATCGGCGATCAGCCCGGGGTCGACTGCCTCGAACAGCTCGCCGCGGATGGTGCCGGGTGGGCCGAGCAGCGCGGCGGGATAGGGGCCCAGGTCGAACAGTCGTCCCGCAACGCGATCGGTGCCCAGGAAACGCGCGCGCCGGGCAATGCCCAGCGCGCGCCAGTTGCCGCCGCCGCGCTGGAGCGTTCCGTAGAAGAAGAAACGCTCCATATGCGGCGGTTATTCGGCGTGGAGCGGCTCGTCGAGCGGCTGTTTCCGCTCGGGCGCCTTGCCCAGCAGGCTGACGATGACGATCGCCGCCATCGCCGCGGCAAAGCCGGGGATGATCTCGTAAATGCCTTCGCCGCCAAGGAAACTGGAGTTCCATTCATTGACGATCCAGATGATCACAACCGCCGCACCCGTGACGAGACCCGCTACGGCGCCCGCGCCGGTCATCCGCTTCCACATCAGCGACATCAGGATCAACGGCCCGAACGCCGCGCCGAATCCGGCCCAGGCATTGGAGACGAGCTGGAGCACTTCGCTTTCGGGGTCGAGCGCGATCACGCCCGATACGACCGCGACGATCAGCACGCAGATACGGCCGACATTCACCATCTCGCGCTCGCTTGCTTCCTTGCGGAAGAAGAGGCGATAGAAATCCTCGGTCAGCGAGCTGGAAGCGACCAGCAGCTGCGAGGAGATGGTGCTCATGATCGCCGCGAGCAGCGCTGCGAGCAGGAATCCGGTGATCAGCGGGTGGAACAAGAGGTCCGCAAGCATGATGAAGATCGTTTCGGGGTCTTCCATCGGAATGCCGTTGCGCTCGATGAAGGCGCGGCCGGCGATGCCGACGCCGATCGAGCCGATCAGCGCGACGCCCATCCAGCTCATGCCGATATTGCGGGCGGTCGCGACCTGCTTGACCGAGTTGATCGCCATGAAGCGGACGATGATGTGCGGCTGGCCGAAATAGCCCAGCCCCCATGTCACTGCCGACAGGAAGCCGATGAATGTCAGTCCCGCGGTGAGATTGAGAAAGGTCGGGTCGATGGCGCGCAGCGCGTTGGTCATCGGGCCGATGCCGCCTTCGCCCATCGTCGCGACGATGGGCATCAGGATCAGTGCGACGACCATGATGCAGCCCTGCACGAAGTCAGTCAGGCTGACTGCCAGAAAGCCGCCGATCATCGTGTAGGCAAGGACGACGCCGGCCGTGATCCAGATGCCGAAGGTATAGTCGGTCGCGCCCATGCTCTGGGGCAGGGTGCCGAACAGGCCGGCGAAGCTTGTTTCGAACAGCTTGCCGCCGCCGACCAGGCCCGCGGCGGTGTAGACGGAGAAGAAGACGACGATGATCACCGCCGAAATCACACGCAGCGGGATCGCCTGTGTCGGGAAACGGCGCGAGAGGAATTCGGGGATGGTCAGGCTGTCGTCCAGTTCCTCGGTCTGCTGCCGCAGCCGCGGCGCGACGAGGATCC
This genomic interval from Sphingosinithalassobacter tenebrarum contains the following:
- a CDS encoding M20/M25/M40 family metallo-hydrolase; the encoded protein is MTRHLLLAAAAAIALPVTASAQSMPTVPDAEVSALRDAAMQDEYAWDITEGLTTEIGPRLAGTEAEARARDWAVAKLTEMGFSNVGIETYDMPVWVRGEEHGAITTPFPQPLTLTALGNSAATPPEGIEAEVVYFASFAEMMAAPADAIEGKIVFVSHDMQPTQDGSGYGNYGAARFVGPSFASQKGAVAMVIKSIGTDNHRTPHTGGTNFAQGVEPIPAAALSVPDAEQLERVFERGQPVRMTLTLTPRQTGMHESGNVVAEVPGSDPEAGIVLIACHLDSWDLGTGAIDDGAGCGIIAAAAKHIMDAGQPRRTIRILFAGAEEVGVFGGDAYYEAHKGEKIVLVSESDFGADRVWKVTSVLPESAEPVGARVAAALAPIGVVGAQGSAHGGADVGMFARNGVAVIDLHQDGTRYFDLHHTPDDTLDKVDPEQLRQNVAAWTAMLAVVANAPEEIGPVTHAE
- the ettA gene encoding energy-dependent translational throttle protein EttA encodes the protein MSAQYAFVMKDMTKTFPGAPKPVLANINLQFYQGAKIGIVGPNGAGKSTLMKIMAGIDTEFSGEAWPGENITVGYLPQEPHLDPDKTVLENVKDGARETADMVERFNAISAEMGDPQDDTDFDALMEEMGVLQEKIDAVDGWTLDNQLEIAMEALRCPPGDWTVESLSGGEKRRVALTRLLIQKPSILLLDEPTNHLDAESVEWLENHLKEYAGAVLMITHDRYFLDNVVDWILELDRGKYFPYEGNYSTYLEKKAKRLEQESREESGRQKAIKDELEWIRQGAKGRQTKSKARIAKFEQLQDAQKDRAPGKASIVIQVPERLGGKVIEAKNISKAYGDKLLFEDLSFMLPPGGIVGVIGPNGAGKSTLFRIITGQETPDSGEIDIGPTVHLGYVDQSRDDLDPKHNVWEEISDGLDYVKVNGHDMSTRAYVGAFNFKGQDQQKNVGKLSGGERNRVHMAKMLKKGGNVLLLDEPTNDLDVETLGALEEAIENFAGCAVVISHDRFFLDRLATHILAFEGDSHVEWFEGNFEAYEEDKRRRLGDAADRPTRLAYKKLTR
- a CDS encoding lmo0937 family membrane protein, with protein sequence MLWTIIVILLVLWLLGLLGSVGGSLIHLLLVVAVIVLVLQLVRGRRL
- a CDS encoding DUF3108 domain-containing protein codes for the protein MISILLALAAPLAADPVTPVIDGTHLQEGQMCWALTHNDAPLGAMFQKIVALEMDGEPAWDIVTHQRLQGGVFDLRDHVVVRRSDLTPMAFDSIDAVKARVSGQLHMIRLRYRAGSVDGFKLAKGETSPIHAEVPDPVWDGNLWGIPFGAIVDIEEGASYRMPIYQYDDGVGQFFLDVTGSETVETPEGPIDVWLIDAGTSEDRRTTYLIAKEDGREIGTRAPGGYGSMLGGDCSGFEGYAAPAEDDAAPSAAEPEPDAATGAEAARDAAAAED
- a CDS encoding gamma-glutamylcyclotransferase family protein, with translation MERFFFYGTLQRGGGNWRALGIARRARFLGTDRVAGRLFDLGPYPAALLGPPGTIRGELFEAVDPGLIADLDALEGYDPRHPERSEYLRRRVTTRNGTACWAYHYRALPRHARAMPAGVWPAAR
- the putP gene encoding sodium/proline symporter PutP, translated to MQTGTIISLAVYFIAMLGIGVYAWLKSTDDSEGYLLGGRQLPPAVAALSAGASDMSGWLLLGLPGALYVTGLVEAWIGIGLFVGAFANWILVAPRLRQQTEELDDSLTIPEFLSRRFPTQAIPLRVISAVIIVVFFSVYTAAGLVGGGKLFETSFAGLFGTLPQSMGATDYTFGIWITAGVVLAYTMIGGFLAVSLTDFVQGCIMVVALILMPIVATMGEGGIGPMTNALRAIDPTFLNLTAGLTFIGFLSAVTWGLGYFGQPHIIVRFMAINSVKQVATARNIGMSWMGVALIGSIGVGIAGRAFIERNGIPMEDPETIFIMLADLLFHPLITGFLLAALLAAIMSTISSQLLVASSSLTEDFYRLFFRKEASEREMVNVGRICVLIVAVVSGVIALDPESEVLQLVSNAWAGFGAAFGPLILMSLMWKRMTGAGAVAGLVTGAAVVIIWIVNEWNSSFLGGEGIYEIIPGFAAAMAAIVIVSLLGKAPERKQPLDEPLHAE